In Harmonia axyridis chromosome 6, icHarAxyr1.1, whole genome shotgun sequence, a single window of DNA contains:
- the LOC123682072 gene encoding trehalase-like, protein MYMSAIFVFVLFAVFKLSVQSPYYQCDDPIFCSGKVLHTVQSLRIYRHSKTFVDLKMSNTPDVILQNFDIFMFKNAHKPSAASVRKFLRENFGDGDELETWLPPDFKNNPSWLLRIKDQRIRKFAFDLLQVIPKITRKVRQNVLDHPIHYSFIAVPNGFVVPGGINKESYYLDSYWIIRGLLVNDMTTTVKGILNNFILMEKKYGYIPRGTRIYYCNNWQPPVLSLLVDLYMKQTNDIYWLRENIDVLDHELRHWLNYRCFELTRNGEVYTLARYTNSNPNPRPDKYHLDYSYCSIFNTTNLVKMCYTNIKAPGGSGWYYPERYIFDENCSTNASVAYTYPRRVLPVDLNVYLCKSFQVMSQFYEKLNDHINATFYKKKYEHWIRSIQKILYSANDGIWYDYDIGQHKKRPYCYPTNFAPLWAEIFDKRETPKLGKKALGYFKRMNMMPFRGSEGLPQPKHDLLKMFMPFKHMVVLGLYNSGDAEAQDYAREFMRRWLVQSIECECCKYDIYDDVDLRSYEFRWGCGWLVVCSLDLINTFFVTPKME, encoded by the exons ATGTATATGTCCgcgatttttgtttttgttctgTTTGCTGTCTTCAAATTATCAGTCCAATCTCCATATTACCAGTGTGATGACCCTATATTTTGCTCTGGAAAAGTGCTCCACACTGTACAGTCCCTCAGAATCTATCGTCATTCCAAAACGTTTGTTGATCTGAAGATGTCCAATACCCCAGACGTCATCCTTCAGAATTTCGACATATTCATGTTCAAAAACGCTCATAAACCAAGTGCTGCTAGTGTTAGAAAATTCCTAAGAGAAAATTTTGGCGATGGTGATGAGCTTGAGACTTGGCTCcctcctgatttcaaaaataatccaaGCTGGTTGCTGAGGATAAAAGATCAAAGAATAAGAAAATTCGCATTTGATTTGTTGCAAGTAATACCGAAAATTACGAGGAAAGTGAGGCAGAATGTTCTGGATCATCCAATACATTATTCCTTCATAGCTGTTCCCAACGGATTTGTAGTACCAGGCGGTATCAATAAGGAATCATACTATTTAGACAGCTATTGGATTATAAGAGGGTTGTTAGTGAACGACATGACCACTACAGTTAAAGGCATCTTAAACAATTTCATACTGATGGAGAAAAAATATGGATACATACCACGAGGAACAAGAATTTATTATTGCAACAACTGGCAACCACCAGTTTTGAGTCTTCTGGTTGATCTCTACATGAAGCAAACTAACGACATTTATTGGTTGCGAGAAAACATCGATGTTCTTGACCACGAGCTTAGGCATTGGCTGAACTATAGGTGTTTTGAGTTGACAAGAAACGGCGAAGTTTATACCTTAGCCAGATACACTAATAGTAATCCCAACCCAAGACCTGATAAGTACCATTTAGATTACAGTTACTGCTCAATTTTCAATACAACAAATTTAGTCAAAATGTGCTACACTAACATCAAGGCACCTGGTGGTTCAGGATGGTATTATCCAGAAAGGTATATATTCGACGAGAACTGCAGTACTAATGCAAGTGTGGCTTATACTTATCCAAGAAGGGTTCTACCAGTTGATCTAAACGTCTATTTATGCAAAA GTTTCCAGGTGATGTcccaattttatgaaaaattgaacgATCATATTAACGCAACCTTTTATAAAAAGAAATACGAACATTGGATAAGAAGCATACAAAAAATCCTTTATTCGGCAAATGATGGCATTTGGTACGACTACGATATAGGACAACATAAGAAACGACCTTACTGTTATCCTACAAACTTTGCACCACTTTGGGCAGAGATCTTCGACAAAAGGGAAACACCAAAGTTGGGCAAGAAGGCTCTGG GTTATTTCAAGAGGATGAACATGATGCCATTTAGAGGTTCAGAAGGGTTGCCGCAACCCAAGCATGATCTTCTCAAAATGTTTATGCCCTTCAAGCACATGGTAGTTTTAGGCCTATACAATTCTGGCGATGCGGAAGCTCAAGATTATGCTAGAGAGTTTATGAGACGTTGGTTGGTACAAAGTATAGAATGCGAATGTTGCAAATATGACATTTACGATGATGTTGACTTAAGAAGTTACGAATTTAGGTGGGGATGTGGCTGGTTGGTAGTATGTTCATTGGATCTCATAAACACTTTTTTTGTAACACcaaaaatggaataa
- the LOC123682071 gene encoding trehalase-like, with translation MTTFIILVALTIATVLPPVNTLTLRCNNSIFCTGPLLHLIQMSKIFADSKTFVDMKMLHSPEEVLENWDDFMEENEKNPSKYNIKKFIMDNFNDGDELETWIGSDYTPTPRILRKIEDMIVRNFTASLMTIWHKLGRKVKPEVFQYPERYSFMPIPNGFIIPGGRFKELYYWDSYWIVKGLLISEMITTVKGMLENFLSIIAQYGFVPNGSRIYYLSRSQPPVTTMIAGEYVEASKDILWLKKNIKYLDLELRYWIDYKTVKIRKGVHVYTLARYISECTLPRPESYFEDIESCEIFETDIKKQKCFQDLKSAVETGWDFSSRWIFDEQGGCNANVSYSDAKRVIPVDLNSFLCKSFKLMSKFYSMLNDETNATFWLNKFNYWKKGMDQIMYSKKDGVWFDYDYFESKFRRYFWPSNLTPLWAGIYDQPEFAKLGRAAASYIKRQDLLKYKGGIPASLLLTGEQWDFPHVWAPLQSIIIFGLYNSGDNDAKQLAATFGKRYVEACIKGFLVSGDMYEKYDCKEPGAVEGGGEYIAQIGFGWTNGVALEVIDTFYKRQN, from the coding sequence ATGACAACCTTCATCATTTTGGTAGCTTTAACCATCGCAACAGTCCTACCACCAGTGAACACCCTAACATTAAGATGCAACAACAGCATATTTTGCACCGGTCCCTTACTCCATCTGATACAGATGTCCAAAATCTTCGCAGACTCCAAGACGTTTGTCGATATGAAGATGTTGCATTCCCCAGAAGAAGTCTTAGAGAACTGGGATGATTTCATGGAAGAAAACGAGAAGAACCCTAGCAAGTACAACATCAAGAAATTCATCATGGACAACTTCAATGATGGTGATGAACTCGAAACGTGGATTGGTAGCGACTACACTCCAACTCCCAGAATTTTGCGTAAAATTGAAGACATGATCGTGAGAAATTTTACTGCCAGTTTGATGACCATTTGGCATAAACTTGGAAGGAAGGTGAAGCCTGAAGTGTTTCAATATCCTGAAAGGTACTCTTTTATGCCTATTCCTAATGGCTTCATCATACCTGGAGGCAGATTTAAGGAGTTGTATTACTGGGATTCCTACTGGATTGTGAAGGGTCTTCTGATTAGCGAAATGATCACTACTGTTAAAGGAATGTTGGAAAACTTCTTGTCGATTATTGCGCAGTATGGTTTCGTACCAAATGGCTCTAGAATTTACTACTTGAGCAGATCACAACCACCTGTGACAACAATGATTGCTGGGGAGTATGTAGAGGCCAGCAAAGACATACTGTGGCTCAAGAAAAACATCAAATACTTAGACCTCGAGTTGCGATATTGGATAGATTACAAGACAGTGAAAATAAGGAAGGGTGTCCACGTTTACACTCTAGCTAGATACATCTCAGAGTGTACCCTTCCAAGACCAGAATCCTACTTTGAAGACATAGAAAGTTGCGAGATCTTCGAGACAGATATCAAGAAACAAAAGTGTTTCCAAGACTTGAAGTCTGCTGTTGAAACAGGTTGGGATTTCTCTTCCAGATGGATTTTCGATGAACAAGGAGGATGCAATGCTAACGTATCTTACTCAGACGCCAAGAGGGTGATACCAGTAGATTTGAACTCGTTTCTGTGCAAGAGCTTCAAGCTCATGAGCAAATTTTACAGCATGTTGAATGACGAGACTAACGCCACATTTTGGTTGAACAAGTTCAATTATTGGAAGAAAGGAATGGACCAAATCATGTACAGCAAGAAGGACGGGGTGTGGTTCGACTACGACTATTTTGAGTCTAAATTTAGGCGTTATTTTTGGCCGAGCAATCTTACACCTCTCTGGGCTGGTATTTATGACCAGCCTGAGTTCGCCAAGCTTGGTAGGGCCGCTGCCTCTTACATCAAACGCCAAGATCTGTTGAAATATAAGGGAGGAATTCCTGCATCACTCCTCCTAACTGGGGAACAGTGGGATTTCCCGCATGTGTGGGCACCCTTACAGTCGATAATAATATTTGGGCTTTACAATTCTGGCGATAATGATGCGAAACAACTGGCTGCTACGTTTGGGAAGAGATATGTCGAGGCTTGTATAAAAGGGTTTTTGGTCAGTGGAGACATGTATGAAAAATATGATTGCAAGGAACCTGGAGCTGTGGAGGGGGGAGGGGAGTATATTGCTCAGATAGGTTTCGGTTGGACCAATGGAGTGGCTTTGGAGGTTATTGATACGTTTTACAAGCGACAAAATTGA
- the LOC123682070 gene encoding pyridoxal-dependent decarboxylase domain-containing protein 1, protein MASPPSPKDKILNNLSNGLKNTKISSMSPEKEQNNIGEIAIEASEIVSRLEQIAEGVPIPESAYSQPTVFLGLDRKNVEEIMDIIYGLMSVDEDGEPLQFPPLDVVTKLVIVCHSLAAYCGGLERGILQKLSTRFTTDTTRWISHLCGFLDSSTFYHEDQLEGLVRVTKMMLHYKYPRYLEDGALALTNSLPMIYSSVSSPLGVVQHLCRQLGLPLACVRPVPVNTLFGSQYTMDAAALQKMLQEDVATGKTPLIVIAEAGTFITGHVDNITRIQELCKAHDIWLHLRGHSLATLFLPNLSNKNNQMQPIADSFTLTFGSWFGIPGIPMVTLYRVKDSPVTNRAKQVGANRESTLPLLAGLNTDHQGRRIISLPLWACLQRLGQEGVQSRIRDNFIASEHLWMALNVFRNIRLLSPRPGGEGGNYTISELLTRPTSIPVLLESTATCVVFQFTPEWTEGEMFTKVPPYYDKLNSWLGQILHQDAPQIPLEICELENIGVVLRFCPFENSTGRQPTSEEITSFIQCLEQQLVILKATIQHKETFIHLVEQSPVLSIVELPEWAGLGGVRYAPEGWEQLLTDQAKHELNNLNIALVEALRTTDSAFSLGEGADGMMCIRFGMLTPQSDVEDLLNLVIKVGQSVEENSRVLDSMAEIVKKGIETATLDLQKENDELLWQDGILRHVPVVGTFVNWWSPKPKETGVKGRSLNLTQGVVESTENIYKYHMQIQTGTTPQGSKSPPTPLIQTSVGGHSRSSSHASQTSSQGGVNNLQAEESGEKAKQNNITEKSGQNIVVNSNINNAVSNIQETEKDSLHQ, encoded by the exons ATGGCTTCGCCTCCGTCACCTaaagataaaattttaaataatttaagtAATGGTTTGAAAAATACTAAAATTTCTAGTATGTCTCCGGAGAAAGAA caAAATAATATCGGCGAAATAGCGATAGAAGCTTCGGAAATTGTAAGTAGACTTGAACAAATAGCGGAAGGGGTTCCAATACCTGAAAGCGCATACAGTCAGCCTACAGTTTTTCTCGGCCTAGATCGAAAAAATGTAGAAGAAATCATGGATATTATATATGGTCTTATGAGCGTAGATGAAGATGGTGAACCACTTCAATTTCCACCATTAGATGTAGTCACTAAGCTAGTTATAGTTTGCCACAGCTTAGCGGCATACTGTGGTGGTTTGGAAAGAGGCATTTTACAGAAATTGAGTACTAGATTCACTACAGATACCACACGTTGGATAAGTCATTTGTGTGG GTTTTTGGATTCATCAACCTTTTATCATGAAGATCAACTTGAAGGTCTTGTAAGAGTAACAAAAATGATGTTACATTATAAATACCCTAGATACCTAGAAGATGGTGCTTTAGCTCTTACAAATTCTCTGCCAATGATATATAGCAGTGTTTCTAGTCCTCTAGGTGTTGTACAACATTTATGTAGACAGTTGGGACTTCCTCTAGCTTGTGTGAGACCTGTTCCTGTAAACACCCTCTTTG GTTCCCAATACACTATGGATGCAGCAGCTCTACAAAAAATGCTCCAAGAAGATGTCGCTACTGGTAAAACACCTCTAATTGTCATTGCAGAAGCAGGAACTTTTATAACTGGACATGTAGATAATATAACCAGGATCCAAGAACTTTGTAAAGCTCATGACATATGGTTGCATCTAAGGGGCCATAGCTTGGCAACTTTGTTTCTACCCaatttatcaaataaaaataaccaG ATGCAACCAATAGCAGATAGTTTCACATTAACTTTTGGGAGTTGGTTCGGAATACCAGGCATTCCAATGGTC ACATTATATCGTGTGAAAGATAGTCCAGTGACAAACAGAGCCAAGCAAGTAGGAGCAAATAGAGAGAGTACTCTTCCTCTATTAGCAGGTTTGAATACAGACCATCAAGGGAGAAGAATAATCTCCTTACCTCTCTGGGCCTGTCTCCAGAGATTAGGACAAGAAGGTGTACAATCTAGAATCAGAGATAATTTTATAGCAagtgaacatttgtggatggcattgaatgttttcagaaatattagatTATTG AGCCCTAGACCAGGTGGTGAAGGAGGAAACTACACAATTTCTGAATTATTAACAAGGCCCACTTCAATACCT GTTCTTTTGGAATCTACTGCTACTTGTGTAGTCTTCCAATTCACCCCAGAATGGACGGAAGGTGAAATGTTCACAAAAGTGCCTCCTTATTATGACAAATTGAATTCTTGGTTGGGACAGATATTACATCAGGATGCTCCACAA ATTCCTTTGGAAATATGTGAATTAGAAAATATAGGAGTGGTGCTTCGCTTTTGCCCCTTCGAGAATTCTACGGGCAGGCAACCCACATCGGAAGAAATAACTTCCTTCATCCAATGCTTAGAACAACAACTAGTCATTCTGAAAGCCACCATTCAACATAAAGAAACTTTCATACATCTAGTTGAACAGTCTCCAGTTTTGAGTATCGTAGAACTGCCAGAATGGGCCG GTTTGGGAGGAGTGAGGTACGCTCCAGAAGGTTGGGAACAGCTACTGACAGATCAAGCGAAGCACGAACTCAATAACCTGAATATAGCACTAGTTGAAGCTCTCAGAACCACAGATTCAGCCTTTTCGTTAGGAGAAGGAGCAGATGGTATGATGTGCATACGATTCGGTATGCTAACACCACAATCAGATGTTGAAGATCTGCTGAACCTGGTTATCAAAGTTGGACAATCTGTGGAGGAAAATTCTAGAGTTTTGGACTCAATGGCAGAGATAGTAAAAAAGG GAATAGAAACAGCAACATTGGATCTCCAaaaagaaaatgatgaattacTGTGGCAGGATGGTATCTTAAGGCATGTCCCAGTTGTAGGAACTTTTGTTAATTGGTGGTCACCAAAACCTAAAGAGACAGGTGTCAAAGGAAGAAGTCTCAACCTCACACAAGGTGTTGTTGAGTCAACcgaaaatatttacaaatatcatATGCAAATTCAAACAG GAACAACGCCTCAAGGTTCTAAGAGTCCTCCGACTCCATTGATTCAAACTTCAGTAGGCGGTCATTCAAGGTCAAGCAGTCATGCAAGCCAAACTTCCAGTCAGGGAGGCGTGAACAACCTACAGGCTGAGGAGTCTGGAGAAAAagctaaacaaaataacataacaGAGAAATCAGGTCAGAATATTGTTGTTAATTCGAATATAAACAATGCTGTGAGTAATATACAAGAGACTGAAAAAGATAGCCTTCATCAATAA